The Alosa sapidissima isolate fAloSap1 chromosome 8, fAloSap1.pri, whole genome shotgun sequence genome contains a region encoding:
- the LOC121715152 gene encoding E3 ubiquitin/ISG15 ligase TRIM25-like isoform X3: MAEANNQELFTCPICLDLLNDPVTIPCGHSYCMDCIKNCWDKEAGRNGIYSCPQCRETFSQRPVVKKNNIVAELVEQMRKTRIQTSSVAQAFAAPVDVECDVCTGEKRKAVKSCLECLASYCETHFETHNELHAGRHSVIDATAKLQERMCSHHKKVLEIFCRTDQSCICYLCMMDEHKGHDTVTAAAEWSTKQNQRKQTQTKFQQTIQEKEKELQELRKAVETLTSSAQTAVEDSERIFTEMIHTIERRRSEVKELIRAQEKAEVYRAEEHLDQLEQEIAELKRRDAELEQLSHIEDHIHFLLTFQSVSGPPQSQNLTSFTVNQSLCFEAVMKSVSTLKDQLEDYCRQDILKSSTAVAEPVLTAPVTKNDSLQLAEPVLTAPVARDNFLQYSSHFTLDRNTAHTNLHLSKRSRRVECRAEAKSYPDHPDRFKQWYQVLCREGVSGRAYWEFERSGSCDIGVAYENISREGSESRFGFNDQSWCLIINDCKSCSSVWFNNKQTQIPLVRSSRIGVYVDHRAGTLAFYSISNNKMTLLHEFQTTFYDPLYPGFIVSKGSSVKLL; the protein is encoded by the exons ATGGCAGAGGCAAATAACCAGGAACTTTTCACTTGTCCGATTTGTTTGGACCTATTGAACGATCCAGTTACTATTCCGTGTGGACACAGTTACTGTATGGACTGCATTAAGAACTGCTGGGATAAGGAAGCTGGTCGCAATGGAATTTACAGTTGTCCCCAGTGCAGGGAGACCTTTTCTCAAAGACCCGTTGtaaagaaaaacaatattgtCGCCGAGCTTGTGGAACAAATGAGGAAGACCAGAATTCAGACCTCTTCTGTTGCTCAAGCTTTTGCTGCGCCTGTAGATGTGGAGTGTGACGTCTGCACTGGAGAAAAACGGAAAGCGGTCAAGTCTTGTCTTGAGTGTCTGGCATCTTACTGTGAAACTCACTTTGAAACTCACAATGAACTTCACGCAGGAAGACACTCAGTGATTGATGCCACAGCCAAGCTACAGGAGAGGATGTGCTCCCATCATAAGAAGGTTTTAGAAATATTTTGTCGCACTGACCAGAGCTGTATCTGCTATCTGTGCATGATGGACGAACACAAAGGCCATGACACAGTCACAGCTGCAGCAGAGTGGAGTACCAAACAG AATCAGCGGAAGCAGACCCAGACCAAATTCCAGCAGACAAtccaggagaaagagaaggagctgCAGGAGCTGAGGAAGGCTGTGGAGACGCTCACG AGCTCTGCACAGACAGCAGTGGAGGACAGTGAGAGAATCTTTACTGAGATGATACACACCATTGAGAGAAGGCGCTCTGAGGTGAAAGAGCTGATCAGAGCTCAGGAGAAGGCTGAGGTGTATCGGGCTGAAGAACATCTGGATCAATTGGAGCAGGAGATTGCTGagctgaagaggagagatgcTGAACTGGAGCAGCTTTCTCACATTGAGGATCACATCCATTTCCTTCTG ACCTTCCAGTCTGTCAGTGGCCCACCACAGTCTCAAAACCTAACCAGCTTTACAGTGAACCAGAGTCTCTGTTTTGAGGCTGTGATGAAATCAGTCTCCACACTGAAGGACCAACTGGAAGATTACTGCAGACAGGACATCCTGAAGAGCTCTACTGCAG TGGCGGAGCCTGTTTTGACAGCACCAGTGACCAAAAACGATTCCTTACAAC TGGCGGAGCCTGTTTTGACAGCACCAGTGGCCAGAGACAATTTCTTACAAT ATTCCAGTCACTTCACTCTGGATCGAAACACAGCACATACAAACCTCCACCTTTCTAAACGGAGCAGGAGGGTGGAATGTAGAGCTGAGGCCAAGTCATATCCTGATCATCCAGACAGATTTAAACAATGGTATCAGGTGCTGTGTAGAGAGGGTGTGTCTGGGCGCGCCTACTGGGAGTTTGAGAGGAGTGGGAGTTGTGATATAGGAGTCGCCTATGAAAACATCAGCAGGGAAGGATCAGAAAGTAGGTTTGGATTTAATGATCAATCTTGGTGTCTAATTATCAACGACTGCAAATCCTGCTCCTCTGTCTGGTTCAATAATAAACAGACTCAGATTCCTCTAGTGCGCAGCTCTAGAATAGGAGTGTATGTGGATCACAGGGCAGGAACTCTGGCCTTCTACAGTATCTCTAATAACAAAATGACCCTCCTGCACGAATTCCAGACCACATTCTATGACCCACTCTATCCTGGGTTTATAGTTAGTAAAGGATCATCAGTGAAGCTGCTGTGA
- the LOC121715152 gene encoding E3 ubiquitin/ISG15 ligase TRIM25-like isoform X2, producing MAEANNQELFTCPICLDLLNDPVTIPCGHSYCMDCIKNCWDKEAGRNGIYSCPQCRETFSQRPVVKKNNIVAELVEQMRKTRIQTSSVAQAFAAPVDVECDVCTGEKRKAVKSCLECLASYCETHFETHNELHAGRHSVIDATAKLQERMCSHHKKVLEIFCRTDQSCICYLCMMDEHKGHDTVTAAAEWSTKQNQRKQTQTKFQQTIQEKEKELQELRKAVETLTSSAQTAVEDSERIFTEMIHTIERRRSEVKELIRAQEKAEVYRAEEHLDQLEQEIAELKRRDAELEQLSHIEDHIHFLLTFQSVSGPPQSQNLTSFTVNQSLCFEAVMKSVSTLKDQLEDYCRQDILKSSTAVAEPVLTAPVTKNDSLQLAEPVLTAPVARDNFLQFLTGPVTRDDFLQYSSHFTLDRNTAHTNLHLSKRSRRVECRAEAKSYPDHPDRFKQWYQVLCREGVSGRAYWEFERSGSCDIGVAYENISREGSESRFGFNDQSWCLIINDCKSCSSVWFNNKQTQIPLVRSSRIGVYVDHRAGTLAFYSISNNKMTLLHEFQTTFYDPLYPGFIVSKGSSVKLL from the exons ATGGCAGAGGCAAATAACCAGGAACTTTTCACTTGTCCGATTTGTTTGGACCTATTGAACGATCCAGTTACTATTCCGTGTGGACACAGTTACTGTATGGACTGCATTAAGAACTGCTGGGATAAGGAAGCTGGTCGCAATGGAATTTACAGTTGTCCCCAGTGCAGGGAGACCTTTTCTCAAAGACCCGTTGtaaagaaaaacaatattgtCGCCGAGCTTGTGGAACAAATGAGGAAGACCAGAATTCAGACCTCTTCTGTTGCTCAAGCTTTTGCTGCGCCTGTAGATGTGGAGTGTGACGTCTGCACTGGAGAAAAACGGAAAGCGGTCAAGTCTTGTCTTGAGTGTCTGGCATCTTACTGTGAAACTCACTTTGAAACTCACAATGAACTTCACGCAGGAAGACACTCAGTGATTGATGCCACAGCCAAGCTACAGGAGAGGATGTGCTCCCATCATAAGAAGGTTTTAGAAATATTTTGTCGCACTGACCAGAGCTGTATCTGCTATCTGTGCATGATGGACGAACACAAAGGCCATGACACAGTCACAGCTGCAGCAGAGTGGAGTACCAAACAG AATCAGCGGAAGCAGACCCAGACCAAATTCCAGCAGACAAtccaggagaaagagaaggagctgCAGGAGCTGAGGAAGGCTGTGGAGACGCTCACG AGCTCTGCACAGACAGCAGTGGAGGACAGTGAGAGAATCTTTACTGAGATGATACACACCATTGAGAGAAGGCGCTCTGAGGTGAAAGAGCTGATCAGAGCTCAGGAGAAGGCTGAGGTGTATCGGGCTGAAGAACATCTGGATCAATTGGAGCAGGAGATTGCTGagctgaagaggagagatgcTGAACTGGAGCAGCTTTCTCACATTGAGGATCACATCCATTTCCTTCTG ACCTTCCAGTCTGTCAGTGGCCCACCACAGTCTCAAAACCTAACCAGCTTTACAGTGAACCAGAGTCTCTGTTTTGAGGCTGTGATGAAATCAGTCTCCACACTGAAGGACCAACTGGAAGATTACTGCAGACAGGACATCCTGAAGAGCTCTACTGCAG TGGCGGAGCCTGTTTTGACAGCACCAGTGACCAAAAACGATTCCTTACAAC TGGCGGAGCCTGTTTTGACAGCACCAGTGGCCAGAGACAATTTCTTACAAT TTTTGACAGGACCAGTGACCAGAGATGATTTCTTACAAT ATTCCAGTCACTTCACTCTGGATCGAAACACAGCACATACAAACCTCCACCTTTCTAAACGGAGCAGGAGGGTGGAATGTAGAGCTGAGGCCAAGTCATATCCTGATCATCCAGACAGATTTAAACAATGGTATCAGGTGCTGTGTAGAGAGGGTGTGTCTGGGCGCGCCTACTGGGAGTTTGAGAGGAGTGGGAGTTGTGATATAGGAGTCGCCTATGAAAACATCAGCAGGGAAGGATCAGAAAGTAGGTTTGGATTTAATGATCAATCTTGGTGTCTAATTATCAACGACTGCAAATCCTGCTCCTCTGTCTGGTTCAATAATAAACAGACTCAGATTCCTCTAGTGCGCAGCTCTAGAATAGGAGTGTATGTGGATCACAGGGCAGGAACTCTGGCCTTCTACAGTATCTCTAATAACAAAATGACCCTCCTGCACGAATTCCAGACCACATTCTATGACCCACTCTATCCTGGGTTTATAGTTAGTAAAGGATCATCAGTGAAGCTGCTGTGA
- the LOC121715152 gene encoding E3 ubiquitin/ISG15 ligase TRIM25-like isoform X1, with protein MAEANNQELFTCPICLDLLNDPVTIPCGHSYCMDCIKNCWDKEAGRNGIYSCPQCRETFSQRPVVKKNNIVAELVEQMRKTRIQTSSVAQAFAAPVDVECDVCTGEKRKAVKSCLECLASYCETHFETHNELHAGRHSVIDATAKLQERMCSHHKKVLEIFCRTDQSCICYLCMMDEHKGHDTVTAAAEWSTKQNQRKQTQTKFQQTIQEKEKELQELRKAVETLTSSAQTAVEDSERIFTEMIHTIERRRSEVKELIRAQEKAEVYRAEEHLDQLEQEIAELKRRDAELEQLSHIEDHIHFLLTFQSVSGPPQSQNLTSFTVNQSLCFEAVMKSVSTLKDQLEDYCRQDILKSSTAVAEPVLTAPVTKNDSLQLAEPVLTAPVARDNFLQLTQPVLPAPMNINNFLQFLTGPVTRDDFLQYSSHFTLDRNTAHTNLHLSKRSRRVECRAEAKSYPDHPDRFKQWYQVLCREGVSGRAYWEFERSGSCDIGVAYENISREGSESRFGFNDQSWCLIINDCKSCSSVWFNNKQTQIPLVRSSRIGVYVDHRAGTLAFYSISNNKMTLLHEFQTTFYDPLYPGFIVSKGSSVKLL; from the exons ATGGCAGAGGCAAATAACCAGGAACTTTTCACTTGTCCGATTTGTTTGGACCTATTGAACGATCCAGTTACTATTCCGTGTGGACACAGTTACTGTATGGACTGCATTAAGAACTGCTGGGATAAGGAAGCTGGTCGCAATGGAATTTACAGTTGTCCCCAGTGCAGGGAGACCTTTTCTCAAAGACCCGTTGtaaagaaaaacaatattgtCGCCGAGCTTGTGGAACAAATGAGGAAGACCAGAATTCAGACCTCTTCTGTTGCTCAAGCTTTTGCTGCGCCTGTAGATGTGGAGTGTGACGTCTGCACTGGAGAAAAACGGAAAGCGGTCAAGTCTTGTCTTGAGTGTCTGGCATCTTACTGTGAAACTCACTTTGAAACTCACAATGAACTTCACGCAGGAAGACACTCAGTGATTGATGCCACAGCCAAGCTACAGGAGAGGATGTGCTCCCATCATAAGAAGGTTTTAGAAATATTTTGTCGCACTGACCAGAGCTGTATCTGCTATCTGTGCATGATGGACGAACACAAAGGCCATGACACAGTCACAGCTGCAGCAGAGTGGAGTACCAAACAG AATCAGCGGAAGCAGACCCAGACCAAATTCCAGCAGACAAtccaggagaaagagaaggagctgCAGGAGCTGAGGAAGGCTGTGGAGACGCTCACG AGCTCTGCACAGACAGCAGTGGAGGACAGTGAGAGAATCTTTACTGAGATGATACACACCATTGAGAGAAGGCGCTCTGAGGTGAAAGAGCTGATCAGAGCTCAGGAGAAGGCTGAGGTGTATCGGGCTGAAGAACATCTGGATCAATTGGAGCAGGAGATTGCTGagctgaagaggagagatgcTGAACTGGAGCAGCTTTCTCACATTGAGGATCACATCCATTTCCTTCTG ACCTTCCAGTCTGTCAGTGGCCCACCACAGTCTCAAAACCTAACCAGCTTTACAGTGAACCAGAGTCTCTGTTTTGAGGCTGTGATGAAATCAGTCTCCACACTGAAGGACCAACTGGAAGATTACTGCAGACAGGACATCCTGAAGAGCTCTACTGCAG TGGCGGAGCCTGTTTTGACAGCACCAGTGACCAAAAACGATTCCTTACAAC TGGCGGAGCCTGTTTTGACAGCACCAGTGGCCAGAGACAATTTCTTACAAT TGACTCAACCTGTTTTGCCAGCACCAATGAACATAAACAATTTCTTACAAT TTTTGACAGGACCAGTGACCAGAGATGATTTCTTACAAT ATTCCAGTCACTTCACTCTGGATCGAAACACAGCACATACAAACCTCCACCTTTCTAAACGGAGCAGGAGGGTGGAATGTAGAGCTGAGGCCAAGTCATATCCTGATCATCCAGACAGATTTAAACAATGGTATCAGGTGCTGTGTAGAGAGGGTGTGTCTGGGCGCGCCTACTGGGAGTTTGAGAGGAGTGGGAGTTGTGATATAGGAGTCGCCTATGAAAACATCAGCAGGGAAGGATCAGAAAGTAGGTTTGGATTTAATGATCAATCTTGGTGTCTAATTATCAACGACTGCAAATCCTGCTCCTCTGTCTGGTTCAATAATAAACAGACTCAGATTCCTCTAGTGCGCAGCTCTAGAATAGGAGTGTATGTGGATCACAGGGCAGGAACTCTGGCCTTCTACAGTATCTCTAATAACAAAATGACCCTCCTGCACGAATTCCAGACCACATTCTATGACCCACTCTATCCTGGGTTTATAGTTAGTAAAGGATCATCAGTGAAGCTGCTGTGA